In Spirosoma aureum, a single genomic region encodes these proteins:
- a CDS encoding DUF4242 domain-containing protein, which produces MPKYVIEREIPGAGNLTPDELKGISQTSCDVLRAMGPEIQWVESYVTTDKIYCVYNAPDEALIREHAKQGGFPANVVSKVSAIIDPTTAE; this is translated from the coding sequence ATGCCTAAGTATGTCATTGAACGAGAAATCCCAGGAGCAGGAAACTTAACCCCCGACGAATTGAAAGGGATTTCACAAACCTCTTGTGATGTTCTAAGAGCGATGGGCCCAGAAATTCAGTGGGTAGAAAGCTACGTCACGACGGACAAAATCTATTGTGTTTATAATGCCCCTGACGAAGCTCTCATTCGGGAACATGCAAAACAAGGCGGGTTTCCGGCCAATGTCGTTAGTAAGGTCTCAGCGATTATCGATCCGACAACGGCAGAATAA